In Onychostoma macrolepis isolate SWU-2019 chromosome 12, ASM1243209v1, whole genome shotgun sequence, a single window of DNA contains:
- the LOC131551383 gene encoding uncharacterized protein LOC131551383 yields MGKTFSLRRQEIIYNTSEIKDVMERWPALSDAAQINEEFKRITTVSLEATFMAKLDKCTPKLMDLASSKGGAKAERIRKIRDMLLEHNTIEVRREVAIRCLVVYLGETEEDLFFANTQEFEEDIERQVMTIAIIGDQPTSGCNHKTANIVVEGIKILNGMDISRCCALLMGIIYALNLSYPKELKYTCEVFQKLFLELDGLKPSAKVMRLKNSIF; encoded by the exons ATGGGCAAGACATTCTCTCTTCGCAGACAAGAAATAATTTACAACACCTCTGAAATCAAGGATGTCATGGAGCGCTGGCCTGCGTTATCAGATGCTGCACAG ATAAATGAAGAATTCAAAAGAATAACCACTGTAAGTCTTGAAGCCACCTTTATGGCCAAACTTGACAAGTGTACCCCAAAACTGATGGACCTGGCCTCATCAAAGGGAGGAGCTAAAGCAGAAAGAATCAGAAAGATCAGGGACATGCTTCTCGAg caCAATACAATTGAAGTACGGAGAGAAGTAGCTATCCGCTGCCTTGTTGTCTACCTTGGAGAGACAGAAGAGGACCTTTTTTTTGCT AACACACAAGAGTTTGAGGAAGACATTGAAAGGCAAGTGATGACAATTGCCATCATCGGTGATCAACCTACTTCAGGATGTAACCACAAGACGGCAAACATTGTGGTTGAGGGCATCAAAATCCTGAATGGAATGGATATCTCAAGGTGCTGTGCTCTGCTGATGGGCATAATATATGCTCTGAATCTGAGTTACCCCAAGGAACTTAAATATACCTGTGAAGTGTTTCAGAAGTTGTTTCTTGAACTTGATGGACTGAAACCCAGTGCAAAAGTAATGCGTCTGAAGAACAGTATTTTCTGA